The proteins below come from a single Oncorhynchus gorbuscha isolate QuinsamMale2020 ecotype Even-year linkage group LG12, OgorEven_v1.0, whole genome shotgun sequence genomic window:
- the LOC123990606 gene encoding lysophospholipid acyltransferase 2-like isoform X2, translating into MILTGVEHMHKYCLVVALGYLSFCQITRVYVFDYGMYSADFTGPMMVITQKITSLAFEIHDGMCRKEEQLTTNQKVLAIRRMPSLLEYFSYNCNFMGILAGPTSSYNDYIAFIEGTPCRRSKDHQTNGKTNGRHKQTDPSPNIEVVRKLATCFFSLMVFLSVCKVFPVERNIDDDFIATTPFYAQVVYLYLSMLTTRPKYYFVWTLADAINNAAGFGFNGYNSDGSPRWDLISNLRIMDIEFATSFKMFLDNWNIQTAHWLKRVCYERCPYNPTAATFILSAMWHGAYPGYYLTFLTGIVVTLAARAMRHNVRPYFLGSPSHKLLYDGITWAGTQIAICYTVVPFVLLSVGPSMKFYRSWYFSVHIGCVLLAVALPVKPRHLRLKEAPVLSHQDSTSTDGHCNQKTKAT; encoded by the exons GTACTGTCTGGTGGTGGCCCTGGGCTATCTCAGCTTCTGTCAGATCACACGCGTGTACGTCTTTGACTATGGCATGTACTCTGCTGACTTCACAGG gcctatGATGGTGATAACACAGAAGATCACCAGTTTGGCGTTTGAAATACATGATG GAATGTGCCGGAAAGAGGAGCAGCTGACCACAAATCAGAAGGTCCTGGCTATAAG GAGGATGCCCAGTCTGCTGGAGTACTTCAGCTATAACTGTAACTTTATGGGAATACTGGCTGGCCCCACCTCCTCCTACAACGATTACATCGCCTTCATCGAGGGCACGCCTTGCCGTCGCAGTAAAGACCACCAGACCAATGGGAAGACCAACGGCAGACACAAACAGACTGACCCCTCCCCAAAC ATTGAAGTGGTCCGTAAACTGGCCACCTGTTTCTTCTCCCTCATGGTTTTCCTCTCGGTCTGTAAAGTGTTCCCTGTGGAACGGAACATCGACGACGACTTCATCGCCACCACGCCCTTCTACGCCCAGGTGGTCTACCTCTACCTGTCCATGCTGACCACCAGGCCCAAGTACTACTTCGTCTGGACGCTGG CTGATGCCATCAACAACGCAGCAGGATTTGGATTCAATGGATACAACAGTGACGGCTCACCACGTTGGGATCTCATCTCCAATCTGAGGATAATGGATATTGAG TTTGCCACCAGCTTCAAGATGTTCCTTGACAATTGGAATATACAGACGGCACATTGGCTCAAAAG ggTGTGTTACGAGCGCTGTCCCTACAACCCCACAGCGGCTACCTTCATTCTGTCAGCCATGTGGCACGGAGCCTACCCTGGATACTACCTCACCTTCCTCACTGGCATCGTGGTCACACTGGCTGCACGTGCC atgAGACACAACGTGAGGCCCTACTTCCTGGGCTCACCTTCACACAAGCTACTGTATGATGGGATCACGTGGGCTGGCACCCAGATTGCCATTTGTTACACTGTGGTGCCTTTTGTGCTGCTGTCTGTCGGACCCTCTATGAAGTTCTACAG GTCCTGGTACTTCAGTGTCCACATCGGCTGTGTTCTCCTGGCCGTAGCACTGCCAGTCAAGCCCCGACACCTGCGCCTGAAGGAGGCTCCCGTCCTCTCCCACCAGGACTCCACCTCCACAGATGGCCACTGCAACCAGAAGACCAAAGCCACATGA